The following are encoded in a window of Gramella sp. MT6 genomic DNA:
- a CDS encoding SulP family inorganic anion transporter, with protein MKKVLNLFDFKQEVNYKTEVLAGLTVAMTMIPESLSFAILAGFPPLMGLYASFIMGLVTAIFGGRPGMISGGAGATVIVLIALMKSNGLEYVLAAVALAGVIQIAIGVFRLGKFIRLVPHPVMFGFVNGLAIIIFMSQLDQFKTVVNGDIVWLSGTSLYIMAGLVALTIAIVVLLPKLTKAVPSSLVAIIVVFILVYFLGIDTKTVEDIASVSGGFPPFHIPNIPLTWETLETIAPYSMIMAAVGLTEGLLTLNLVDEITETKGNGNRECVAQGGANLLNGFFFGMGGCPMIAQTLVNLSAGSRARLSGIIAAFTILAIVLFGAPIIEQVPMAALVGVMIMVAIGTFEWASLKIFNKVPKKDIFLVIIVALITVILHNLALAVLVGVILSALFFAWESAKRIRARKSIDENGVKHYEIYGPLFFASTTNFLEKFDVINDPEEIIIDFKDSRVADMSAIEALNNVTQRYSKVGKKVHLRHLSNDCRRLLQNADALIEVNILEDPTYKVATDKL; from the coding sequence ATGAAAAAAGTTTTGAACTTATTCGACTTTAAACAAGAAGTTAATTACAAAACCGAAGTACTTGCCGGTTTGACCGTAGCGATGACCATGATTCCTGAATCTTTATCGTTCGCTATTCTAGCTGGATTCCCTCCTCTAATGGGATTATACGCTTCATTTATCATGGGTCTGGTTACTGCAATATTCGGTGGAAGACCCGGAATGATTTCCGGCGGAGCTGGGGCAACGGTAATTGTGTTAATTGCCTTGATGAAGTCTAATGGTTTAGAATATGTACTTGCAGCGGTAGCCCTGGCAGGTGTAATTCAGATTGCAATTGGAGTCTTCAGGCTTGGAAAATTTATTCGTTTAGTGCCTCACCCCGTAATGTTTGGATTCGTGAACGGGCTTGCTATAATAATCTTTATGTCGCAGTTGGATCAGTTTAAAACTGTGGTTAACGGTGATATTGTATGGCTTTCCGGAACTTCACTGTATATCATGGCAGGGCTGGTCGCATTAACCATAGCTATTGTGGTGTTATTGCCCAAACTAACCAAAGCTGTGCCTTCTTCTCTGGTTGCAATTATCGTAGTTTTTATACTGGTTTACTTCCTGGGAATAGACACTAAAACCGTAGAAGACATTGCCTCAGTAAGTGGAGGATTTCCACCTTTTCATATTCCAAATATCCCTTTAACCTGGGAAACTTTAGAAACCATTGCACCATATTCAATGATCATGGCTGCTGTGGGATTAACCGAGGGTTTACTTACTTTGAACCTGGTAGATGAAATTACCGAAACCAAAGGAAATGGTAACAGGGAATGTGTAGCACAGGGAGGTGCGAACTTACTTAACGGTTTCTTCTTCGGAATGGGTGGTTGCCCAATGATAGCTCAAACCCTGGTAAACTTATCTGCAGGCTCCAGAGCCCGACTGTCTGGAATAATTGCAGCTTTTACCATTCTAGCAATCGTACTTTTTGGTGCACCTATAATTGAACAGGTCCCAATGGCTGCACTCGTGGGAGTAATGATCATGGTGGCAATTGGAACTTTTGAATGGGCTAGTTTAAAGATCTTTAATAAAGTACCTAAGAAGGATATTTTCCTGGTTATTATAGTTGCGTTAATAACAGTCATCCTGCATAATTTAGCCCTTGCCGTTCTGGTTGGAGTGATACTTTCTGCATTGTTCTTTGCATGGGAAAGCGCCAAGAGAATTAGAGCACGAAAGTCTATAGATGAAAATGGAGTGAAGCACTATGAAATTTACGGGCCCTTATTCTTTGCCTCCACCACTAACTTCCTGGAAAAATTTGATGTAATAAACGATCCTGAAGAGATAATAATCGATTTTAAGGATAGCCGTGTTGCCGATATGTCTGCCATTGAAGCTCTAAACAATGTGACTCAGCGTTACAGCAAGGTTGGCAAAAAAGTGCATTTAAGACATCTAAGCAATGACTGCAGACGATTACTGCAGAATGCAGACGCCCTTATCGAGGTGAATATTTTGGAAGATCCAACCTACAAGGTAGCAACCGATAAGCTCTAA
- the era gene encoding GTPase Era encodes MAHKAGFVNIIGNPNVGKSTLMNAFVGERLSIITSKAQTTRHRILGIVNGEDFQVILSDTPGIIKPAYELQASMMDFVKSAFEDADVLIYIVEIGEQGLKDEAFFNKIAHSEVPVLLLLNKIDKSNQEQLEEQVKYWSEKVPTAEIHPISALEGFNVSEVFNRIIELLPESPAFYPKDTLTDKPERFFVNEIIREKILIHYKKEIPYSVEIETSEFFEEDEIIRMRSVIMVERETQKGIIIGHKGAALKRVGVEARKDLEKFFGKQVHLELYVKVNKNWRSDSKQLRRFGYNDKK; translated from the coding sequence ATGGCGCATAAGGCCGGATTTGTAAATATTATTGGTAATCCCAATGTGGGAAAATCAACTTTGATGAACGCTTTTGTGGGTGAAAGACTTTCCATTATCACTTCAAAAGCGCAAACTACCCGTCACCGTATCCTTGGGATCGTGAACGGGGAAGATTTCCAGGTGATCTTGAGTGATACACCAGGAATCATTAAGCCTGCATATGAATTACAGGCTTCTATGATGGATTTTGTGAAATCTGCTTTTGAAGACGCAGATGTTCTTATTTATATCGTGGAAATTGGAGAACAGGGATTAAAAGATGAAGCATTTTTCAATAAGATCGCTCATTCTGAAGTGCCAGTTCTTTTATTACTGAATAAGATCGATAAATCTAACCAGGAACAACTGGAAGAGCAGGTTAAATACTGGTCAGAAAAAGTTCCTACAGCAGAAATTCATCCGATCTCGGCTTTAGAAGGCTTTAATGTTTCTGAAGTTTTCAACAGGATCATAGAATTGTTGCCAGAATCCCCGGCGTTCTATCCAAAAGATACGCTTACCGATAAACCGGAAAGATTCTTTGTAAACGAGATCATTCGGGAAAAGATCCTTATCCATTATAAAAAAGAAATCCCTTATAGTGTAGAGATCGAAACCAGTGAGTTTTTTGAAGAAGATGAGATCATCAGGATGCGAAGTGTGATCATGGTAGAGCGCGAAACTCAGAAGGGGATTATTATTGGACATAAAGGTGCTGCTCTAAAAAGAGTAGGAGTGGAAGCCAGAAAGGACCTGGAGAAATTCTTCGGAAAACAGGTGCATCTTGAATTGTACGTAAAAGTGAACAAAAACTGGCGTAGTGATTCAAAACAGCTCCGTAGATTCGGGTACAACGATAAAAAATAA